TTGTATAGGGTGTAGTAAAGTAATTCAAGGATTAATTTTACTCTGACCCTATTTATTTGCTCTGACCCTATTTATTTGCTATTTATTTGATGCAATATTCCAGAATTAGTTTTTGGTGGAAATAATATGATCCTGGCGGTTAATCTGGCTAGGTGGCTACAGTCAAAATAAGTTTGGAGCAGCTATTTCTTATACCACGTGCCTTTGTCGTCCTGGAGCAAGGTTCCAGGGGCTGCGTTTTGGTAGATTTGTAAAGCTCTGCGATTGCCGACCAGATCCGGGGTTGTTCCCTGTTGTTTGGCGATTGCGCTATAGACTTTCTTTCGGTCATCATTCTCGGCAGAAACCACTGCATTGTCGGAAGCGCTGCCAATGATGCTCAGAAAACCAGTATACGTCTCACCGATTACACCACTGTCCTTCAGTTGGTTAATTTCCGGCAGTCGTGCCTTCATCCTCTCCTTGAGGTCAGTGGCAGTTTCAGCGAAAACATTGCTGCTCAGAAAAAACAGAGTGGATATGAGTATGGCTAAAAGTGCATGGTTTTTATTACGAATCATTTTTTCCTCCCGGTAGTGTCATTTGAATCAATCGTCTTATTCGTGGAATCACTGGGCCTTATCAATATCGCCAAAGAAATCATCGAGCGCTCTATCGACCTTAATGTTGACGTCGATGGTGATATGAATCGGTTTTATCTCTACGGGTTGCAGTGTTACTTCATGCTTACTTTCAATAGTGTGCCGAGTGCAGCCCGGAAAAATCAAAAAGCATGAACAGAACACGATGATAAGAAATTTTTTCATGACAATTCTCCACCTATTTCATTAATGACTTCATTGAATCACCATAATGTAAAACCTGATTGAGAGGAAGGCGAAAATTAACGTCAAGTTTAATACCTTGGAAGTGGGATCCTGGACTGGAGGCATCGACCCGGGCAAAGCCGCCAAACTCCTCACTGTAGACAAAGGGCAGGGGATTTGAGGGCTTACCGTTTATCTGCAAGTGAAGCAGTAGATCTTCAGCTGATTCAGAATTGATATCAAGTTTGGCCCAGTCGTAGTCGAAATTTTTTAAGGCCTCACGGGCAAGATCAATCTGGGCAAATTGGGGTGTGCCTTTAGGGATGTTATCCGTCAGCAGATCGGTGTTGGTCAGCTTGATTTTTCCACCTTCACCGGGAGTAGAGTAGAGAAAGCCGTTTTCGAGAAAGAACTTGCCATCAGTAATTCGAACCGGCACTCGGCCGTTTACCCGGCCCTGACCCTCGGAAGTAGCCACGCCCAACTGGTTGAGTAGCTTGGCAAAATGCAGGCGGTCACAAAAGAAGATCAGATCATAATCTTTTATTATTGGTGAAAAACGCATGGCAGGCGTGTAGACGTGGCCGTCGCTCCATTGGAACTGGCTTTTTTCAATAAATATTGATTCCGGTGATTCAACTTGATATTCAACCAGCCCATTGGCGGCAGTTATTTTGCCAAATTTCAGCGAC
This Desulfobulbaceae bacterium DNA region includes the following protein-coding sequences:
- a CDS encoding YdbL family protein, translating into MIRNKNHALLAILISTLFFLSSNVFAETATDLKERMKARLPEINQLKDSGVIGETYTGFLSIIGSASDNAVVSAENDDRKKVYSAIAKQQGTTPDLVGNRRALQIYQNAAPGTLLQDDKGTWYKK
- a CDS encoding YnbE family lipoprotein, translating into MVFCSCFLIFPGCTRHTIESKHEVTLQPVEIKPIHITIDVNIKVDRALDDFFGDIDKAQ